In the Oncorhynchus keta strain PuntledgeMale-10-30-2019 chromosome 14, Oket_V2, whole genome shotgun sequence genome, one interval contains:
- the LOC118393330 gene encoding histone-lysine N-methyltransferase NSD3 isoform X5, giving the protein MDFSFSFMQGIMGNTIQQPPQLIDSANIRQEGAYDTGSDAGEDGAPSYDAALEAEFSYPPSASEDMPPVSNGYPPGLGLYEPQAKFSMYPQFPNGSANGYGAIRGYGEHCLMPGEGTVLRAPVLQERSPSPISPPPSHHPHLHHPHHHHSHHYHPQLHPHSPPPLPSQHHLNPPPHCMSHVLPPPPLLLPSTSPPLSLLDSTHPSHTPSASSIGVLKKTSSPEIKLKIIKTYQNGRELFESALCGDLLQESQASEASQSHRRHERKKEKRKKTVREQEEGQDQEQLQEGTVGQARDIQTQLQLQTHTPAQTQPQELPVGQTEKPQKTPIKEEPETPKVQKQYPTVITGTGCCKDHEVGDLVWAKVGTYPWWPCMVSCDPQMNVHTRINTRGHREYHVQFFGSVAERAWVHEKRVVMYQGEHQFDELQAETLRKTTNTAERHKLMKPFPQRERAQWEVGVGHAEDAFLMTQQERIDNYTFIYVDPDPNAPPPIKKTPTRAAGRTQRSSIATSKKEEVAVTSPDRAEPSRRQPRRQCSVPNADDPADPQTSEKDQSRDPGQPSPPAREALSKAGGTQESPAPVRAWKTAAARKLLPLSITMKKLNVEITKCDQVWPLLQRKALPSPRRETEREAEREEGEGRQADLGYCSPEQGCGVKPEPSPDEEEKRDEGEEKEDREERSDQEAAQHTSCPGSQHSTPPGSQERKQQRRSVRSRSESEKGCEPVPKKKTKKEQGEMAPETTLRTGSQKGASEISDACKPLKKRSRASTDVEMASSQYRDTSDSDSRGLNDPQSLFGKSLDSPAAADADESDSQSVDSSLSRQGSSTAKIDTVCQICEVYGEGLVSCEGDCCRLFHLECLGLASVPEGKFTCLECRNGSHLCFSCKAGGGEVLRCSVVGCGRYYHDDCVRKLPGTVGSGTGGGFRCPQHTCATCCLERDLHQATQGRMMRCLRCPVAYHTGDSCVAAGSMVLTHHIMICSSHGIAKRNGLLSSPVNVNWCFLCARGLLVQDLTDTILSSYAYKSHYLLTESNRAELKLPMIPSSSSATKKNIGKGEKLLCCALCPASFHPECLEMAMPEGAWSCRECRSGRKPHYKQIVWVKLGNYRWWPAEICNPRLVPPNIQTLRHDIGAFPVFFFGSHDYYWINQGRVFPYVENDKTPVTGQININKTFKKALEEAARRFQELKAQKESREALEQERNSRKPPPYKFIKSNKPVGKVQVHIADLSEIPRCNCKPTDEHPCSLDSQCLNRMLQYECHPQVCPTGDSCENQCFSKRLYSETEVIKTEGCGWGLKTNQALRKGDFVTEYVGEVIDSEECQQRIKHAHENRVTDFYMLTLTKDRVIDAGPKGNSSRFINHSCSPNCETQKWTVNGDVRIGLFTLCDIEAGTELTFNYNLDLVGNRRSSCHCGAENCSGFLGVRPTW; this is encoded by the exons ATggatttctccttctctttcatgCAAGGGATCATGGGAAATACAATTCAGCAACCCCCTCAGCTCATTGACTCAGCCAACATCCGACAGGAGGGCGCCTACGACACCGGCAGCGATGCGGGCGAGGACGGAGCCCCCTCCTATGACGCTGCCCTGGAGGCAGAGTTCTCCTACCCGCCCTCTGCCTCCGAAGACATGCCACCGGTCTCCAATGGTTACCCCCCTGGGCTGGGCCTGTACGAGCCCCAGGCCAAGTTCTCCATGTACCCCCAGTTCCCCAACGGCTCGGCCAATGGCTACGGGGCCATCCGGGGCTATGGCGAACACTGCCTCATGCCTGGGGAGGGAACGGTCCTGAGGGCCCCTGTCCTCCAGGAGAGATCCCCCTCCCCTATATCTCCTCCACCTTCACACCACCCCCACCTCCATCACCCTCACCACCACCATTCTCATCACTACCACCCTCAACTTCACCCACACAGCCCTCCACCCCTGCCCTCCCAACACCACCTCAACCCACCACCTCACTGCATGTCCCATGTGCTCCCTCCTCCCCCGTTACTCCTGCCCTCCACCAGCCCTCCCCTGTCCCTGCTGGACAGCACTCACCCTTCTCACACCCCCTCTGCTTCCTCCATCGGGGTCCTGAAGAAAACCAGCTCTCCAGAGATCAAGCTAAAGATCATAAAGACGTACCAGAACGGGAGGGAGCTGTTTGAGTCTGCGTTGTGTGGAGATCTGCTGCAGGAGTCCCAGGCCAGCGAGGCCTCCCAGAGCCACCGCAGACacgagaggaagaaggagaagaggaaaaaGACCGTCAGGGAGCAAGAAGAAGGGCAGGACCAGGAGCAGCTACAAGAGGGCACTGTAGGGCAGGCCAGGGACATCCAGACCCAGCTACAGCTCCAGACTCACACCCCGGCCCAGACCCAACCACAGGAGCTGCCTGTGGGGCAGACAGAGAAGCCACAGAAGACCCCCATCAAAGAAGAGCCCGAGACACCTAAG gtccagaaGCAGTACCCTACAGTGATAACCGGTACAGGCTGCTGTAAGGACCACGAGGTGGGGGACCTGGTGTGGGCCAAGGTGGGCACCTACCCCTGGTGGCCGTGCATGGTCTCCTGTGACCCCCAGATGAACGTCCACACACGCATCAACACCCGGG GTCACAGGGAGTACCATGTGCAGTTCTTTGGCAGCGTGGCAGAGCGGGCCTGGGTCCATGAGAAGAGGGTGGTCATGTACCAGGGAGAGCACCAGTTTGATGAGCTGCAGGCTGAGACACTACGCAAGACTACCAACACCGCAGAGAGACACAAG CTGATGAAGCCCTTCCCCCAGAGAGAGCGTGCTCAGTGGGAGGTGGGCGTCGGCCATGCGGAGGATGCCTTCCTGATGACTCAGCAGGAACGTATCGACAACTACACCTTCATCTACGTCGACCCCGACCCCAATGCTCCTCCCCCCATCAAGAAGACCCCCACCAGGGCGGCCGGTCGCACCCAACGTTCTTCTATCGCAACAAGTAAGAAAGAAGAAGTAGCAGTGACATCACCGGACCGGGCGGAGCCGTCCAGAAGACAGCCTCGTAGGCAGTGTAGTGTTCCTAATGCAGACGACCCAGCCGACCCCCAGACCTCAGAGAAAGACCAGAGCCGGGACCCTGGCCAGCCCAGCCCCCCAGCTCGGGAGGCCCTGTCTAAGGCAGGGGGAACCCAGGAGTCCCCTGCCCCTGTACGGGCCTGGAAGACAGCCGCTGCCAGGAAGTTGCTGCCTCTTTCCATTACCATGAAGAAACTAAATGTGGAGATCACCAAGTGTGACCAAGTGTGGCCTCTTCTGCAGAGGAAAGCCCTGCCCTCACCACggcgagagacggagagagaggcggagagggaggagggagaaggccGACAGGCTGACCTGGGATACTGCTCACCAGAG CAGGGCTGTGGAGTTAAACCAGAACCCAGTCCAGacgaagaggagaagagggatgagggagaggagaaagaggacagggaggagagaagtGACCAGGAAGCAGCACAGCACACCTCCTGTCCTGGGTCTCAGCACAGCACCCCGCCAG GTTCTCAAGAGCGTAAGCAGCAGCGCAGGTCAGTGAGGAGCAGATCAGAGTCAGAGAAAGGCTGTGAGCCCGTCCCCAAAAAGAAGACCAAAAAGGAACAG ggtGAGATGGCTCCTGAGACCACTCTGAGAACAGGCTCACAGAAAG gagCCAGTGAGATCTCAGATGCCTGTAAGCCTCTGAAGAAACGCAGCAGAGCCTCCACAGACGTAGAGATGGCCTCCTCTCAGTACAGAGACACATCCGACTCTGACTCTAGAGGCCTGAACGACCCGCag AGTCTGTTTGGGAAGAGTTTGGACAGTCCAGCGGCTGCAGATGCCGAcgagtcagacagccagtcagtggACTCCAGTCTTTCCAGACAAGGAAGCAGCACAGCCAAGATAGACACTGTCTGCCAG ATCTGTGAGGTGTATGGAGAGGGTCTGGTGTCGTGTGAGGGAGACTGCTGTCGGCTGTTCCATCTGGAGTGCCTGGGTCTCGCCTCCGTACCTGAGGGCAAGTTTACCTGTCTGGAATGTAGAAACG GCTCTCACTTGTGTTTCAGCTGTaaggcagggggaggggaggtgtTGCGCTGCTCAGTGGTTGGCTGCGGGAGGTATTACCATGACGACTGCGTGCGTAAACTCCCTGGCACCGTGGGGAGTGGTACGGGCGGGGGGTTCCGCTGCCCCCAGCATACCTGCGCCACCTGCTGTCTGGAGAGAGACCTGCACCAAGCCACCCAAG gGCGTATGATGCGTTGTCTGCGCTGCCCTGTTGCGTACCATACAGGGGACAGCTGCGTGGCAGCGGGTAGCATGGTCCTCACCCACCACATCATGATCTGCAGCAGCCATGGCATTGCCAAGAGGAACGGCCTCCTCTCCTCACCCGTCAATGTGAACTGGTGTTTCCTCTGTGCCCGAG GACTGTTAGTGCAGGACCTTACTGACACCATATTAAGTTCATATGCCTATAAGTCCCACTACCTTCTGACTGAGTCAAATCGTGCTGAGTTGAAATTACCTATGATTCCCTCTTCTTCGTCAGCTACCAAAAAGAATATTGGGAAAG GAGAGAAGCTGCTGTGCTGTGCGTTGTGCCCGGCGTCGTTCCACCCAGAGTGTTTGGAGATGGCGATGCCAGAGGGGGCGTGGTCCTGCAGGGAGTGCAGATCAGGAAGGAAACCCCACTACAAACAGATCGTCTGGGTCAAACTGGGAAACTACCG GTGGTGGCCAGCGGAGATCTGTAACCCTCGCCTGGTGCCCCCCAACATCCAGACGCTCCGCCATGACATCGGAGCCTTCCCAGTCTTCTTCTTTGGTTCCCATGACTACTACTGGATCAACCAGGGCCGTGTGTTTCCCTACGTGGAGAACGACAAGACCCCTGTCACGGGCCAAATCAACATCAACAAGACGTTCAAGAAAG ctCTGGAGGAGGCTGCTCGTAGGTTCCAGGAGCTCAAGGCACAGAAGGAGAGCAGGGAGGCCCTAGAGCAGGAACGCAACTCACGCAAACCACCGCCTTACAAGTTCATCAAG TCCAACAAGCCGGTGGGGAAGGTGCAGGTGCACATAGCCGACCTGTCTGAAATCCCACGATGCAACTGTAAACCCACGGACGAACACCCCTGCAGCCTGGACTCCCAGTGTCTCAACCGCATGCTGCAGTACGAGTGTCACCcgcag GTGTGTCCGACAGGTGATAGCTGTGAGAACCAATGCTTCTCTAAACGTCTGTACTCCGAGACGGAGGTCATCAAAACAGAGGGTTGTGGCTGGGGCCTCAAGACCAACCAGGCCCTCAGGAAG GGAGATTTTGTGACAGAGTACGTGGGAGAGGTGATAGATTCAGAAGAGTGCCAGCAGCGAATCAAACACGCTCATGAGAACCGTGTGACTGACTTCTACATGCTCACCCTGACCAAG GACCGGGTGATAGACGCGGGGCCCAAAGGGAACTCGTCTCGCTTCATTAACCACAGTTGCAGCCCCAACTGTGAGACGCAGAAATGGACCGTCAATGGAGATGTACGGATAGGGCTCTTCACCCTGTGTGACATAGAGGCTG GCACTGAGTTGACGTTTAACTATAACCTGGACTTGGTGGGGAATAGAAGGTCGTCGTGTCACTGTGGAGCTGAGAACTGCTCTGGCTTCCTGGGGGTGCGGCCTACG tggtga